From Antricoccus suffuscus:
GCTATGTACGCCGCTCGAGCCCATCGCGATGAGCGTGTCACCGGCCTTTACCCGCTCGGGCCCGAGGACCTTGTCCGCCTCCACGACCCCGACGGCGGTCGCGGCTACGTCGTACTCCTCGGGGTCCATCAAACCCGGGTGCTCAGCGGTCTCGCCGCCGACAAGCGCAGTCCCGGCGAGCCGGCAACCCTCGGCGATCCCGCCGACGATTGCGGCGATCTTCTCCGGGACGACCTTGCCGCAGGCGATGTAGTCCTGCAGGAACAGCGGTTCGGCGCCGCACACGATGATGTCATCGACGACCATCGCGACAAGGTCCTGACCGATCGTGTCGTGTTTGTCGAGTGCCCGCGCGATAGCGATCTTCGTGCCGACGCCGTCGGTCGAGGAAGCAAGAAGCGGCTTGGTGTACTTCGCCGTGTCCAGGGCGAACAGGCCGGCGAATCCGCCCAGTCCACCGACGACTTCTGGGCGGGACGCGCGCGCCACCTTGCTCTTCATCAACTCGACGGCCCGATCACCGGCCTCGAGGTCGACTCCTGCGGCGGCGTACGTCGAATTGTCGTGCTGGTCGCTCATGACGGCCTTATCTGCTGGGGTACGTGACGGGTGCGAACACTAAGGGCGGCGTACGGCGTCCTCGGCGCCGGCGGCCTGGTCGAGCCTCTCGAGCGCGCCTTCGGCGTCGACCTTGCGGGAGACGCCTTCGAGGACGTGTTTGCCGATCAAGTCGGCGCTCGGCAGTTCGATCGGATAGTTGCCGTCGAAACATGCCGCGCACAGCCGGGACTTGGGCTGTTCGGTAGCGGCGATGAGCTGGTCGAGTGAGACGTATCCGAGCGAGTCGGCGCCGATCGAGGCGCGTACGCCGTCGACGTCGAGACCGCCGGCCACGAGCTCCGCGCGGCTGGCGAAGTCGATGCCGTAGAAGCACGGCCACTTCACCGGTGGCGACGAGATGCGCACATGCACCTCAAGGGCACCGGACTCGCGCAGCATCCGCACCAGCGCGCGCTGCGTGTTGCCGCGCACGATCGAGTCGTCGACGACGACCAGTCGCTTGCCGCGGATGACGTCGCGCAGCGGGTTGAGCTTGAGCCGGATTCCGAGCTGGCGGATCGTCTGACTCGGCTGGATGAAGGTGCGCCCGACGTACGCGTTTTTGACCAGTCCCTGGCCGTAAGGGATGCCGGACTCCTCGGCGTACCCGATAGCGGCCGGCGTACCGGACTCCGGGGTAGGGATGACGAGGTCGGCCTCGACCGGATGCTCACGCGCCAACCGGCGACCGATCTCGACGCGCGTGGCGTGTACGCCGCGGCCGGAGATCGTGGTGTCCGGGCGGGCGAGATAGACGTATTCGAAGACGCAGCCCTTGGGTTCGGGGACGGCCCAGCGCTGCGAACGCAGACCGTCGGCGTCGATCGCAATGAGCTCGCCGGGTTCGACTTCGCGCACAAACGACGCACCGACGATGTCCAATGCGGCCGTCTCACTCGCGATGACCCAGCCACGCTCGAGCCGGCCCAGGACCAGCGGGCGCACACCCTGCGCATCGCGCGCGGCGTACAGCGTGTGCTCGTCCATGAACACCAGCGAAAACGCGCCGCGCAGCGTCGGCAGTAACTCCATAGCGGCGGCCTCGATCGAGAGGTCCGGCCGAGCGGCCAGCAAGGACGTCATAACATCGGAATCGGTCGATGCTCCCGACAGGCCTTTAATGCCCTCGTTCGCGGCTCGCTTGGCCAATTCAGAGGTATTGACGAGATTGCCGTTATGTCCGAGCGCGATGCTGGTCCCGGTCGTCGTCGTACGAAACGTCGGCTGCGCGTTTTCCCAGCTATTGCCGCCCGTTGTCGAATAGCGACAGTGCCCCACAGCAATGTGTCCGCGCAGGCTCGAGAGGGTCGATTCATCGAAAACTTGCGATACGAGGCCGATGTCCTTATAGACGACCACACTCGAACCGTCGCTCACCGCGATACCGGCCGCTTCCTGGCCACGATGTTGGATTGCGTAGAGCCCGTAATAGGCAAGTTTGGCAACTTCTTCGCCGGGCGCCCAAGCGCCAAATACACCGCACTCTTCGCGCGGCTCGTCCACCGGTTCCACCGTGGGATTCCCCTTTAATTTCGGGTCAAGTGCAAGGCCAAGTCTACGGGTCCACTCCCGCCGCGGACAGGCTCAAAACTGTGTTCTTAAATCCACCCGTGGACTGCGAGAAGTTGCGCGCCGATCCGCGGCA
This genomic window contains:
- the purF gene encoding amidophosphoribosyltransferase, whose product is MDEPREECGVFGAWAPGEEVAKLAYYGLYAIQHRGQEAAGIAVSDGSSVVVYKDIGLVSQVFDESTLSSLRGHIAVGHCRYSTTGGNSWENAQPTFRTTTTGTSIALGHNGNLVNTSELAKRAANEGIKGLSGASTDSDVMTSLLAARPDLSIEAAAMELLPTLRGAFSLVFMDEHTLYAARDAQGVRPLVLGRLERGWVIASETAALDIVGASFVREVEPGELIAIDADGLRSQRWAVPEPKGCVFEYVYLARPDTTISGRGVHATRVEIGRRLAREHPVEADLVIPTPESGTPAAIGYAEESGIPYGQGLVKNAYVGRTFIQPSQTIRQLGIRLKLNPLRDVIRGKRLVVVDDSIVRGNTQRALVRMLRESGALEVHVRISSPPVKWPCFYGIDFASRAELVAGGLDVDGVRASIGADSLGYVSLDQLIAATEQPKSRLCAACFDGNYPIELPSADLIGKHVLEGVSRKVDAEGALERLDQAAGAEDAVRRP
- the purM gene encoding phosphoribosylformylglycinamidine cyclo-ligase — protein: MSDQHDNSTYAAAGVDLEAGDRAVELMKSKVARASRPEVVGGLGGFAGLFALDTAKYTKPLLASSTDGVGTKIAIARALDKHDTIGQDLVAMVVDDIIVCGAEPLFLQDYIACGKVVPEKIAAIVGGIAEGCRLAGTALVGGETAEHPGLMDPEEYDVAATAVGVVEADKVLGPERVKAGDTLIAMGSSGVHSNGYSLVRKVIADAGLDLSGTPEGLDRTLGEVLLEPTKIYTLESLALFAEVDVHAMCHVTGGGIPGNLPRVLPAGTTATVDRSTWSLPPVFGLLGAAGHIERAELERAFNVGVGMIAAVAASDADRAIDVLRAQGIDAWACGAVSAATGEPKATMVSDYL